Part of the Pieris napi chromosome 6, ilPieNapi1.2, whole genome shotgun sequence genome, gacacTTTTGGAGTAGGATTAGTGATTTCTAGTGGTTCATGTTAGTATATTAGTGTGAAAACTAGCATTCAATATTATTcacatatttatttccccACCTTAACTAGGAATTTataagataaaattatttatgatgtGTTTCATTGCCTTTAGTGTAGAATGCAAGATTATAATCCTTAATATGTAACCAACTcaactttttaaatgttttcaacaaataaattCACCATACCCTCTCTGTTCCAGCACTCAGTATCCTGAAGCCTATAAAGTTGCTGTAGCATCAGCTGCTCATAATATAAAGCCTCTTgatgaagaagaagaaataaaaCCTTCAGAATCAAAAATACTATCTAAAATGGTGGCCACAGTTTCAACAGAAACTTTAAAACCAATAGACAAAAAGGAAAATGTAGATAAAAATGTCAATGTAAAAAAGAAAAGCAGTAGTTCCTCTGAAACAGAAAGTGTAAGCTCTGGAGATGATAGTAGTACTGACACTGGTTGAATGTAATGTTAACTgtgtaattattaactttgttAAATGGTAAATTAAGCTTCTTGCTTGTACCTTTATGTCTGAGGTCAGAATATAACATGAAATGTGTATagtatgaaatttaattaactaaaaaagaaACTGTATTTTgatgtaaacaaaatttctTATCTTTATTGCCAACcactttgttttgtttggcCGTCTGCATCGATTTTAAAGAATtcatcaaaaattaataaaattaaaaattgccaGAATTCTCTTCACTCATTAATTTATGTGAGGTAACAGATTGCGTcagacaattaaatttcatttaattaactaaaatcaACTTTAGAATGTAAATACCCTTAGGTTCCCAATTATTACAAAAGATTTTCACCCAATCTAAATCATCTGCAagtcaaataaattatgcCTGTATAGATCTGCATTGTGAGTTTTGAGTGAACCAAAATTTTCAGAGAGCTAGAACTTTTCTCAAAGCTAAGTCTGTCTCCCATATGTTATAGATAtgttggattttgacatatggaAGTCATAGTTTGCACTAAATCTCCCCcttagtatgtatgtaagtgtaAGAATTCTAGTCTGGCAAGCTCACTCgtaatataagtatattaatataatctaGTAGGGAATGGATCAGCTATGCTTGTCTGAtgaataatgtattataaGACTGTATGTTACcatttctgttactttatatagtttaaaatattcaactaataataaatcctAGTTTTGagggatttaaaaaaaaagttttaccaaaaatagttttattttgcttCAACTAAAGAACACTTATGAGAATAAAAAGCCAATACCAGCAccataaaagttttttttttataaaaagaaaacttaggattttataataataaagtaccATTGTCCCTAAAAGACTAGActtgttacattaaatatcAGTCTTTACATTTCAATCAGATTACCAAACGTAAATCTTAATCATAGACATTCCATAACGCAAAGTATTAGTTTGATCATATTTAgtcttacaatattttttctatgagTATACTGCCCACTTGTTGTCTGTTAACCACATGAACggagtataataatattgtaaagtagttattacatatttaattttatctaaatagtTACACTATTAACCATTCCTATTTACTAAAGTATTATCAAAGGATATTTACACAGCATATGCTTTAGTATGTTTTTTggcattttcattaaataaatcaatattatatttatactccATAGCAATTTCCGTTACCAAAGGGTCATCAGGATTTGGGTTAGCAAGTAGTGTTTGAATTGATATTAAGAGTGTCTCTATGGTAATTGTAGGTAACCAAGATCCCTTAGGCGGCATTTTCAGCATGTTCATACATATCCTTCCAActgaaatattaacatttctattttgtgaaatattttatggaattgtattttatattatgttatttttttatttaagacgaAAGcatgtttctttaataatttgttactaCTAATACTCAAAtccttataattattacaataatatgcAGTACAAAACTGTCACAAGCCTTTTGATACTTTTTAAGAAgtcaaaaacattatttacctGCATCAATATTTGGATGATAAACTGGTGTCACAAACTTTACTTGAGGTGGTTCAAAAGGATACCGGTCTGGAACATTTATCACTAGTTTAAACTGTCCAGCTTCATAAGGAGAGCCTCTAGGCCCACACATATTTATCATCAGGACATCGAGAACATCTTCTTTCTCTGGACGACATGTAATTCCCCATGGGGGTTTATTCCAAAAACTTTTCATTTCGCGGGTTAAACGCACAGATTTGGCACTTGACATTGCAGTAAATGTTTGTTGATGTTAAATTCAGGTAACGTATCTTGATTTGCAGAGTTAATAACTTTTACGTATATGATATACAGCGTACCGAAAAGTtacaatttatcaaaattttaatgaattgatAGAGTTTCAACTTTgttgattaatatttaatagattcaaatatatatatagacaatAACTATGTATAATTGCATACAGCAGATTATAGTACACACCCACAGATTAAATACATACCACAGACCGAGTAGAGATACTACGACACAGGATGTTTAGAGTACTTACagagaaattaaatactatttgaatattttaaaatattatcaattgtttttaaaaatgtttgacTTTGCAGAACActatttgttgtttatttcGCTAAGATTTTGATTCTTCTTCATTCCACATTAAACGTGAATAACACTGACAGTTACAATCTAATGTAATTACTCAGTGTCAACACTCAACAGTTCGATTGAAGGTTTTTGAATTTAgatatttgacatttttagtgTAGGAAATTTAAGCGGCGGTGTATCACgatatttaatttctaataaacgCTTGCGGTAATTTAATGAAGTCTATTTCGAATAACcacgaataaattaaaaacttttaagctcacgttcaaattttattatttcatttaattccaGTTGTGaagttattaataacatttagcAAGACAACAAGATCCGCCTGTTTAGGTAACAAGCCTTCGATTCtgtaagtataataaatatagtttttaactaatttacaaatgtataatatgcaaaaataatcattgcataaatatatatattttttaaatctaagtgCAGTAATAATTTCAGTAAGATTTTCTATGAAATCAATAACGACTTGTATAGCCAATACAAACTTAAATTGTGTCACTCAGTATTATATGGTTATGAGGCTTAGTTTTATCGATTTTATTTCTGTGTAGTCTTTATAAGTCATCTagaccatttttatataagaaagTACGACCTAGTTATCGAGCGATATTCTGAAAGGTCGTATGCCGGCTATGTCGATCACTTCCTCGAATATAAAAATTGCTCCTCGTATATCCAATAATTCCGTATTATTGGCAAGGTAAGCTCTTACAACATTATTTTCCAATAGCATTAATTAATTCACTGATGTcttgcattatttatatgtaaatggTCTAGGTATGTAAAAGTGGCAGCATGCGGTTTTGACTACTTAGTTTCTGTGAGAATTGTTCTATTTTGATGTTGCAGGAAATATAACTTTCAAGTTACATGCTATGCTGTGAAATTACTACAAAAATTTTgctttttgattaataaagaTTCAAATATCTCAGACACATACTATATAATCTGGCCATTTACATTcactacacacacacactacAATTATTTACTATAGGAGTTTTATAGAGTACAAGTAAATGTGTTAATgacatttcaaatttattatggGGTTTTTAGTGGTTTCAGATGAATAAACTGAAAACTACtgtcttttaaattaataatgacaTGTGTCgtaattatattactttattatttaatttataaatatatgataaataacataaacataaatatgtatatcttcACTTATGGTCGGTTTTGAAGACCTTAGGTGGAATCCtgattgatatatttttgtcacatttttaccTAAACTTTAACCTTCTTAATGAAATCAATTATGCAAATCCCATCAGTAAACATTCACAATATAATGTGTATGTTCATGGTCTCTGGTATTTCACATTGGCTATTGTATAATGACCTTTGCAGCTTGATTGAACAGGGACTTGACAATCAATACACATTGTAGTTAAAAAAAtggaaacataaattatttgagttGGAACTCACAGCACTTACTTAATGTGCTTCACTAAAAGAgctaattaataattctatgTGTATGGACCAATAGCTTAGGaagactataaaaaaaatatatgtattctaTAATAATCCACTATGTTATGGACGAATGTATGCTATAATTCTTATATGATGTATTTTGAAAACATCACTTACAATATCCTTAAACAATggtttaaacaaatataattgttttgacttgggaatattaaatattctttattatgaaatgttatataatgCATTCATTGatagaaaagttattttacAATGGAGCATAagtagtattaattttattctgaTTTAAGTGTcacttgtattttatttttttattgataaaaagcttgccaacgctcagCAAACtggtaaaaacaaacagaaaatacaatttttaatgtgacaagcaaggcaaacatgacatacatgtagagatcatacaaatatcaatcaaaacaattattaaacaaaacaaacattacaaaaaaaacgattactaataaaaagaaatacaaaaacttaacaaaaatctattgtgaggggagcaactatggatatcttttaaattcaaatataattttcgtaCATCTACAACTTTACCCTCTTATTCATAACCATAACATAAGCTTCAAATAgccacaataataataataactttctCTCAGTTTTATGAAGTGGGATAAGAAGCTGTACATGTATTGGTTTTCCTCATGTACATGTGTTAATCTAATTACTTTCTGGGGGACGTAAATTGGCTTTTTcacatataaataaacctgtggcataatataaaacatgGCATTTCTTACAAGGTAAACATAAACCCATATTTACTAAACATATGGGACTTCCTTGTATGTATTAATAGAACCAATTCTTGGTAGCGGCTGTCCATTCAATAGAATGCTTACTATAATAGTATAACCAAAACTTAATCTTTATTACATACTAATAATGTCTCTAATACCGAGTCAGcattatttcaacatattcTTAGTCAAATTGGACAATATTTTCtatgtatgttatattattttacaaagaataaaataagaatttgttAGAACTTTCATACACATGTTATAAGTACCGACGCCCGATGGTGGCGTAAAAAGTACATTtaccaaattgtaacatttaaaaataatacatgacTCATGTCTGTGAATAAAGTATTAAGATTGATTGCAGTTGATAAGTGCAATTAGATGTGACTGAAACCAATTACTCATATATGCCATTACAGATGGACTAAGATAACTTTAAAGGATATTATAGAACTTACCTATATTTCTAGAAtacatgtatgtatatgtatttatgtgtatatgaCAATTCAATGTAGTGgactaaagatttttttttcggtgTCTTTTTTCATAATAGAGTGTCAGAAAGGTGTAAAATGAGTACTTTCGCACACGCAACTGCTGCCGGTCGAACGCGATTTCCCGCCATTACTTAAGCAAATCCTGCTGTAATAAGAttgatttaaatgtattttatttataagattatttttaataaactaaggAGCTTTTGAAACCAACATAATAGGTTAACTAAGGTATGATTGATTTCCATGTTTCAGTTTAAATACTGGACGACTGGTTGGTCATTgcttaataaaacatacagaCAAGTATCAAGCATGTCCATCGcataatttactataatacttagtgttgcccaaaatcggtcttggtcttgcagtcttggtcttgttcttgcgtttttgcaagaccaagaccaagaccaagaacgccttattatagcaagaccaataccaagactgaaccctgcaagacttgagcaagacaatacttaagcctgcaagactcttgcgtcttgcagttaagacaaactgagatttgggcgttattaagtaggtatttggtttcaatcccgattttgagaaacgttccccagtatcaaaaccgtaggtatcacaaatcataacactaaactaagggctgcagttgtatttgtaattggcaacgtgccgctcgtctgaaagcaccctgaaacgtattgtattgattaggtaggtaagtacttattatatttcaacaatttattaagtaggtagcgtgttaatactcacaaatctgttccctaataactttctagcaaagttcataccttgtaggtatctacctataataatatgttatgcttgtttatgtctaatgtgcagatctaacgttagtactcgtaggttggtatgtgcttaaaattatagttaacaaaattatataaacatcatgtaggtgtgaaacttatgtttcaaagtttatattattcttctatttagcaaaatttaaaactaacagcgagtcgagtaggtctagtaacagtttctacggcagccaatactatggtacagacgccagcacatcaagctactacaatctatcaaatttcttcaacagattttcaagtttatcgctaaagaattaaggttcaaagttgattggggaaatgtgacgttctgcgaataaactgttggtcggtcggtgtattaaatacctacttatttgataatttaccgaCAAAGACGCGGTTTGCAACAAGTGTAACACAGCATTTGACACTGAGCGCCGCATTCGCCGACAAAGAGTACGGACAGAGGCacacaaatttttacctattttggtagggttggtataggagtataaaattaaatgaccttgaagatgtcccagcagtaggtaggtataaattgaatgctctgagtttcttttatttaaatacattctcacactggcttgaattcgaacactacagcgttaaaagctgtcgggcgagatgataattaataactaagtaggtattgcatctattgaattgcgaatattttgatttcgaaataatcattgttaatatcggtaaatgatagatagtgagtgatacctaggtactaaaatgtgagcagcaagattgtaaagtgtatatgccatgtcagtgctttcaataagtttattttaaaaaagctctctagtaagatttagagtttaccattcaattacacacaacatattattgaaaaacaaaaattatgaaaaagatatttagactgagtacttagggtcgattcgaccaaacaagagtaaatcttaatcttagaataaatcgtcagttaatcgagagtaaataaattttacgttttaccaactacaaattctaagaatagtgggctcATTCGGGAATTGCaactataccgccgtttcgcacggaataacagctattcctagaataatttaatggcgtcagtcagtccaatcagctgatttctgtcatttcacaaatatgtattctgtgttttaatttcaagtcaacgcaacgcactaaattaatagtctggcattgtataatgaaacgtttaaacaatttattatttatttatttacttttagattttttattttctataatattagaatgaaattcaactaggctcaacagaagttcctttttagacgaaagcctcaaacaaacaagaaataaaaactttttgttgtcgtttgacacctgttaaaagctactttttcacactataatacggcaaaatcgagttgacatgatgataacatttatttgccgagttttattttcgttcaccattttcttgctattcgcgtattgttattcctagcgcaattatactatcgattacgtggacaaacgactatggatttactcgagattataatcatggaatagattattcttggtatagttactcgtgtataaattgaagtttggtcgaatcgacccttaggaaattagtagaaaaaatattctatcgtggatacctagttattaaaaagtggataaacgttgtgtttacttaattttatttttctgtgctaaTGCCAACATTGACAATCCCACCAAAATAGGTGAAAATTTAGTCCGCTTCTAGACTTTGTGTTGCCGCCGTCGCTTTCATGTCAAAGGTCGCCGCCACTGCCCATgttctaaagaataaaataagtttccggGTGCTCAGAACGGACGCAAATAGATTATGTTGTCCTCGCAAGGAAGAATGTAGTCGTAAGGAtaggtagattttataaaaattgttgtaagtaataaaaatatacctagtttatattattactagctggcctggcgaacatcgtaccgcctaacagtcgattctttatttgtttaaaatacttattctgctattcgggacaccggtctagctagtaagataaaatatGCAAATATGAGCGACGTCATATTGCTTTacgcattttgttttaaaatcatcgAGAATTGCAGTGTcggtttatcaacttctatcgTACCTAGTAGCGACTATTGTCTTCAGCgatgatttactaaataaataaaaataatcgtcgtgtaggtacgacgattatttttctaaggaatacaattttgttgtagtaggtacctacatcgTTTCTTACTTACACATACTTTAACGACAGTACCTACGTAGCAAAGCGCGCCAGTCACGAGTACGACAAAttgcctaaaaaatgtacctacGCACACTGTAATGAAATCTGCTAATCTCAACACAATGCCTGTAGCCTGCCTGCTATTATTGGTTGATGAACATTGTACATTGGTGAATGCTCCAGGACAGCCCGCAAGCCCCCACAAATagcaataggcaaataggtatttgcaagtcttgcgagacttgcaagactcttgctgcaagatcaagaccaagaccaagactgagagcgcaataccaataccaagaccgagaccaggtgtattgacgcaagacaataccaagactggcctaagtctcgtcttggtcttgcatttgggcaacactaatAATACTCTTCTATCTAGATAacgttattaatataaatgttaaggCGCAAATGTTATCGCATATACGTTTTAACTATGTTGGGTGAATTCCAAGTCCTTCAAGGTTCGGGCCCTTCAAGATCGTACGAGATAAAAAATAGGCTCAAGGAATTGAAACAGATAGAAATGTGATTTAAGTGTCATAGGAATACTTACGTTTGCAATGTAATTGATTGACAATTTTCGGTGTTTCCGCTCTTCTTTCGCCTCCAATAGGGCTTATCAGTGCATTGCACAATGTTTTGCAAAAGTTGTTACGATATGTTTATGTGGAAGGCAAGGTCATACTTTTTCGAATTCTGATTTGCAAAAATATTATCACAATTTGGTATGGTATGATCCTTTATTATTACAAGATCGCTCAAAGAATTTTAATCGTAAAATGAATATTGATAGGTATCATGATGTCTAGAGAGCACTTCAGCATgttagtgttggcctagtggcttgagaATGCGActtcattcctgaggtcgtatattcgaaccccggctgtgcacgaTTGGgcttttctatgtgcgcatttaacactggCACGGTATGCTTTAGACCCGAAGAGTCGACGGCAGAAATCTGTGGCCAATacaaaggttgtagcgccacttgtTTTTATATCATATCTTCAAAGTACTTACgtatatataagaaattaatgTTTCTGTCTATGAAGTCagaaacaatttaatacaatatgttAGTAATAAACCATTAGAATTTCAACCATCCCTTGTTAATGTTACCTCGTGTAGGCGGTTTTATTCCTGGCCGACACAAAAGCCAAAGGTCAAAAGTGACGCGTGCCACGGGAAATAGAGGAAAACcctgaaaattatataaaatcttgTGCGTAGGCAACAGttgaagtaattaattttgtattacacATAAAATATCTGTTATTATGACCATTAAAGCGAATTCCAAACTGGATCTCGGCTGATTCCTGGTTGACGTTCCGAGGTCTCCAACGACCTACTAAGAACTCTGCGTTTGCGTCTTGGTTTCGTCTTGGTTATTACAACATGGCGCTGTTGAGAgagctgccttgcgattctgtaactcacttttcgaactcacacagcggttttagCATCGGCGggcgctctcaaatcagtcgtgaagcagtcattttatgatttggcattctgataaacaataaactacaagtgcccatcttttcagaatgccaaatcataaaatgactgcatcacgactgatttgagagcgaccgccgatgcgaaaaccgctgtgtgagttcgaaaaatgagttacagaatcgcagcgCTGCAAGGGGGCATATTTTAGCTAGGCGTGACTTACCTTAACCTGTATGCTACCTTCTAGTAAGCAGGCGAACGCCTAATTGTAAAGAAGGTAACTACTCTTAAAGCTAACTTAACAAATGTGTTATATAAGTCAGccacaattataaataatccaGTCGcattattcataatttgttGCGTATTAATTGTTAAGTTAAGATAagaatagaattaaaataaataatagtttaaaaaactaaaaaacacgcttttaaagcacatcaaactaaaaagttaaaaataattcctaatttaggctgaaaatggtaattaacaaaaactctgtgccatatttttcgtctattgAGCAAcccactttttagtttgatgtgctttaaaagcgtgttttttagtttttttaaactattatttattttttatttttttatcggattattgcattgtcatcgatctttgacaggtgcgcaaagtttgaattaaatctttaaaataaaagtgggtcaaaatcgagtccgaaggagtcggttacatacatacatacaggtgaagctaatataaagcgtggataataataaggaaataaataattccacGTGATAATAATCGCGCTAATTGCTGATATTTTTACCTGGATGATAGCGACATGTCTATAatagacaataataatattattgtcatATCTTTGATGATTTAGATTCATGATAATGATTAAGTTAatgttatttacaattttataataaacatcgaagaacatttttaattactgtaTACTGTGTTACgaccaataaaaattaaaataacaatatatacaGTGAATTCGTAGTAAAATATAACCATAAAAGTCACTTGAATTGTCGagttaataaaagttataatatgTGAATGAAAACCCCAAAATTCCTGTCATCATAAACTGGTATCGAAGCGTGAGGACTTAATGCACCTGTGTTCCGGTTTTGATATATCTCTggtagtttattttttgttgtgtcTTCACgaaaagtataatatattctttaaaaaaaaatggtcgCTATTTTAACATATTGGTATcgtagtattgtcttttattgacaacctttacacatttaaagaaaacacaacCGGATTAaagatatgtattattataaatttacaattattttacatgattttaaatttaaccgactttTCGCGTGCTTGACAGTGTGACTAAAGACTAAAGTATggttaaagttaaatattggtatcgattttgatttaaaattctaaactAAACTTcttcaaattttgttttgtttcaagtaattcagtattaaaatcctttttagtaaattaggttacacttaaattacttattagtcttaagtaaGTCTAGATCTTAATGTcccatgatgtcttagtaaagacatatgtataaaaaagaaatcaagtaattgttattgtaattttaataaaattcttagGTTTTTACTCCGATATAGCTGACTTACGCGTTAGTCGTTACacattgtaattaa contains:
- the LOC125050479 gene encoding ubiquitin-conjugating enzyme E2 T-like: MSSAKSVRLTREMKSFWNKPPWGITCRPEKEDVLDVLMINMCGPRGSPYEAGQFKLVINVPDRYPFEPPQVKFVTPVYHPNIDAVGRICMNMLKMPPKGSWLPTITIETLLISIQTLLANPNPDDPLVTEIAMEYKYNIDLFNENAKKHTKAYAV